The Streptomyces achromogenes genome window below encodes:
- a CDS encoding glycoside hydrolase family 16 protein, which yields MSASSGIPRRRRALIAVLSTLGLAAAAAAAVTLPANASAPTPPSGWTQVFLDDFNGAAGTGVNTSNWQYSTGTSYPGGPANWGTGEVETMTDSTANVSLDGNGNLRITPLRDSAGRWTSGRIETNRTDFQPPSGGKLRVEARIQMPNVTGTAAEGYWPAFWALGAPYRGNYQNWPGVGELDIMENVQGLNKVWATMHCGTNPGGPCNETTGIGNSVACPNTTCQSGFHTYSMEWDRSVSPEAIRFYVDGVNYHTVTANQVDATTWTNATNHGYFVILNVAMGGAFPDAFGGGLDGGTQPGRPMVVDYVQVLQAAGTGGGTTTPPPSGSRDAYGTIQAESYDSQSGTITESTSDTGGGQNIGSLAHGDWALYKGVKFGSSAATQFRARVAGGAAGGVSGLVEVRLDSRSATPVGSFAVADTGGWQSWRTIPANISSVTGTHDVYLTFTSGQPADFVNVNWFTFGH from the coding sequence ATGAGTGCATCCTCCGGCATCCCCCGACGGCGACGCGCGCTCATCGCCGTGCTCAGCACGCTCGGTCTGGCGGCGGCCGCCGCCGCAGCCGTCACCCTGCCCGCGAACGCCTCCGCGCCCACGCCGCCGTCCGGGTGGACGCAGGTCTTCCTCGACGACTTCAACGGCGCCGCCGGCACCGGCGTCAACACCTCCAACTGGCAGTACAGCACAGGCACTTCGTATCCCGGCGGACCCGCCAACTGGGGTACGGGCGAGGTCGAGACGATGACCGACAGCACGGCCAACGTCTCGCTCGACGGCAACGGCAACCTGCGCATCACCCCGCTGCGCGACTCCGCCGGCCGCTGGACCTCGGGCCGCATCGAGACCAACCGCACCGACTTCCAGCCCCCGTCCGGCGGCAAACTGCGCGTCGAGGCGCGGATCCAGATGCCGAACGTGACCGGCACCGCCGCCGAGGGCTACTGGCCCGCGTTCTGGGCGCTGGGTGCACCGTACCGGGGCAACTACCAGAACTGGCCGGGCGTCGGCGAGCTGGACATCATGGAGAACGTCCAGGGCCTGAACAAGGTGTGGGCGACGATGCACTGCGGCACCAACCCGGGCGGCCCGTGCAACGAGACGACCGGCATCGGCAACTCCGTCGCGTGTCCGAACACGACGTGCCAGTCCGGCTTCCACACCTACAGCATGGAGTGGGACCGCTCGGTGAGTCCCGAGGCGATCCGCTTCTACGTCGACGGCGTGAACTACCACACCGTCACCGCGAACCAGGTCGACGCGACGACGTGGACCAACGCCACGAACCACGGCTACTTCGTCATTCTGAACGTGGCGATGGGCGGGGCGTTCCCCGATGCCTTCGGCGGCGGCCTGGACGGCGGCACCCAGCCGGGCCGTCCGATGGTGGTCGACTACGTGCAGGTGCTGCAGGCCGCGGGCACCGGCGGCGGCACCACGACGCCCCCGCCGTCCGGCAGCCGGGACGCCTACGGCACGATCCAGGCCGAGTCGTACGACAGCCAGTCGGGCACGATCACCGAGTCCACCTCGGACACCGGCGGCGGGCAGAACATCGGCTCCCTCGCCCATGGCGACTGGGCGCTGTACAAGGGCGTGAAGTTCGGCTCGTCCGCCGCGACCCAGTTCCGCGCACGGGTCGCCGGCGGTGCGGCGGGCGGCGTCAGCGGACTGGTCGAGGTGCGGCTCGACAGCCGCAGCGCCACCCCGGTCGGCAGCTTCGCGGTGGCCGACACCGGCGGCTGGCAGAGCTGGCGGACGATCCCCGCGAACATCAGCTCCGTCACCGGCACCCACGACGTCTACCTGACCTTCACGAGCGGCCAGCCGGCGGACTTCGTGAACGTCAACTGGTTCACCTTCGGCCACTGA
- a CDS encoding GNAT family N-acetyltransferase — MIETGPLGPEDRAAWETLARGYKTFYRTEVPAEAYEATWRRLRDGTEVRAVAARAEGSLVGIAHYLFHSTAWTADSCYLQDLYVDEAARGRGVARALIERVAGAARERGAARLYWTTQEGNATARALYDKVAGFHGFIRYDYPLA, encoded by the coding sequence ATGATCGAGACCGGTCCACTCGGCCCTGAGGACCGCGCCGCCTGGGAAACACTGGCGCGCGGCTACAAGACGTTCTACCGAACCGAGGTGCCCGCCGAGGCGTACGAGGCGACGTGGCGACGCCTGCGGGACGGGACCGAGGTGCGCGCGGTCGCCGCCCGGGCGGAGGGAAGCCTGGTGGGCATCGCGCACTACCTGTTCCACTCCACGGCCTGGACGGCGGACAGCTGCTACCTCCAGGACCTCTACGTGGACGAGGCGGCCCGCGGCCGGGGCGTGGCGCGCGCACTGATCGAACGGGTGGCCGGCGCGGCGCGCGAGCGGGGCGCCGCCCGGCTGTACTGGACCACCCAGGAGGGCAACGCCACCGCCCGCGCCCTGTACGACAAGGTGGCGGGCTTCCACGGGTTCATCCGTTATGACTACCCGCTCGCGTAG
- a CDS encoding IclR family transcriptional regulator: MDRPALAASARSANARSAPDRLLAVLAAFDHTHPALSLSDISRRAGLTLSTAHRLVAALTDWGALERDGSGTYHVGLRLWEVAALAPRGLALRQVALPYLEDLYEATHENVQLAVRDGHEVVYTEWLSGRSAVGVHIRVGARWPLHVTGVGLVLLAHGVPELQEAYCARPLTSYTAHTITDPVRLRRMLAEVRRTGVAVSSRQVTDDALSVAAPVRGPDGAVTAAVSVVVPHAHAQVPVLAPAVRLAARGISRALGWQPQGRQD; the protein is encoded by the coding sequence ATGGACCGGCCGGCTCTCGCCGCCAGCGCCCGATCCGCGAACGCCCGCTCCGCGCCCGACCGCCTGCTGGCCGTGCTGGCGGCGTTCGACCACACGCATCCCGCGCTGTCCCTCAGCGACATCAGCCGCCGCGCCGGCCTCACGCTCAGCACCGCCCACCGGCTGGTCGCCGCGCTGACCGACTGGGGCGCACTGGAGCGCGACGGGTCCGGGACGTACCACGTGGGGCTGCGGCTGTGGGAGGTCGCGGCGCTCGCGCCGCGCGGCCTGGCTCTGCGGCAGGTGGCCCTGCCGTATCTGGAGGACCTGTACGAAGCCACGCACGAGAACGTGCAGTTGGCTGTGCGGGACGGCCACGAGGTCGTCTACACCGAGTGGCTGTCCGGCCGGTCTGCGGTCGGCGTGCACATCCGGGTGGGCGCCCGCTGGCCCCTGCACGTCACCGGCGTCGGGCTCGTACTGCTGGCACACGGCGTCCCGGAACTCCAGGAGGCCTACTGCGCAAGGCCGTTGACGTCCTACACGGCCCACACCATCACCGATCCCGTGCGGTTGCGCAGGATGCTGGCCGAAGTGCGGCGCACGGGCGTCGCGGTGAGCAGCCGTCAGGTCACGGACGACGCCCTGTCGGTGGCCGCTCCGGTGCGCGGCCCGGACGGCGCCGTGACCGCCGCCGTCTCGGTCGTGGTCCCGCACGCACACGCCCAGGTCCCGGTACTGGCCCCCGCCGTCCGCCTCGCCGCCCGCGGCATCTCCCGAGCCCTGGGCTGGCAACCCCAGGGCCGCCAGGACTGA
- a CDS encoding MarR family winged helix-turn-helix transcriptional regulator: MRALHADTGYLLYRLGLRSGQLFNTFLQESGLRLRHYAVLRFLATSEGALQRELSTRLGYDPSAIVGLVDDLEKLGFAERRPSPDDRRSRIVVLTEDGRAFLRGTDEAGLRVTNELLGPLAPAERDALHALLLRIAEDGLA; this comes from the coding sequence ATGCGCGCGTTGCACGCCGACACGGGCTACCTGCTCTACCGCCTGGGGCTGCGCTCGGGCCAGCTCTTCAACACGTTCCTCCAGGAGTCGGGGCTGCGGCTGCGCCACTACGCGGTGCTGCGTTTCCTCGCCACCTCCGAGGGCGCGCTCCAGCGCGAGCTGAGCACCCGGCTGGGATACGACCCCAGCGCGATCGTCGGCCTCGTCGACGACCTGGAGAAGCTGGGCTTCGCCGAGCGCAGGCCGTCCCCCGACGACCGGCGCAGCAGGATCGTCGTCCTGACCGAGGACGGCCGCGCGTTCCTGCGCGGCACCGACGAGGCGGGCCTGCGGGTGACGAACGAGCTGCTCGGCCCGCTCGCCCCGGCCGAACGCGACGCGCTGCACGCCCTGCTGCTGCGGATCGCCGAGGACGGACTCGCCTGA
- a CDS encoding SDR family NAD(P)-dependent oxidoreductase: MPSIDLTGKVAVVTGSGRGLGLAYAHALVAHGAAVVVNDVDEAVAEQAVKSLVEAGGRAVAEVVPVGTTEAAERLVNRAVEEFGRLDVLVTNAGILRDKVLWKMTDDDFDAVIATHLKGTFTCARAAAVRMREQGEGGTLILVGSPAGQRGNFGQTNYAAAKAGIAAFARTWSMELGRANITVNAIVPVAATAMTETIPAFAPYVEALKNGEPFPDFLRKGEGFGTPEDCAALVPFLASEAARGVTGQAIGIGGDKVALWSHPQEIRTAYADGGWTPETLADVFPTSVGAALESVGIPAPTFPEA; this comes from the coding sequence GTGCCCAGCATCGATCTCACCGGCAAGGTCGCCGTCGTCACCGGCAGCGGCCGGGGCCTCGGCCTCGCCTACGCGCACGCCCTGGTCGCCCACGGCGCGGCCGTCGTCGTCAACGACGTCGACGAGGCGGTCGCCGAGCAGGCCGTGAAGTCCCTCGTCGAGGCGGGCGGCAGGGCCGTCGCCGAGGTGGTCCCGGTCGGTACGACCGAGGCGGCCGAGCGGCTGGTGAACCGGGCCGTGGAGGAGTTCGGACGGCTCGACGTCCTGGTCACCAACGCGGGCATCCTGCGGGACAAGGTCCTGTGGAAGATGACCGACGACGACTTCGACGCGGTGATCGCCACCCACCTCAAGGGCACCTTCACCTGCGCCCGCGCCGCCGCGGTGCGGATGCGCGAGCAGGGCGAGGGCGGCACGCTGATCCTCGTCGGCTCCCCGGCCGGCCAGCGCGGCAACTTCGGCCAGACGAACTATGCGGCCGCCAAGGCGGGCATCGCCGCGTTCGCCCGGACCTGGTCGATGGAGCTGGGCCGCGCGAACATCACCGTCAACGCGATCGTCCCGGTGGCCGCCACCGCGATGACCGAGACCATCCCCGCCTTCGCCCCGTACGTCGAGGCCCTGAAGAACGGCGAGCCGTTCCCGGACTTCCTGCGCAAGGGCGAGGGCTTCGGCACCCCCGAGGACTGCGCGGCGCTCGTGCCCTTCCTGGCCTCGGAGGCCGCCCGGGGCGTCACCGGCCAGGCCATCGGCATCGGCGGCGACAAGGTGGCACTCTGGTCGCATCCGCAGGAGATCCGCACGGCCTACGCCGACGGCGGCTGGACGCCCGAGACACTGGCCGACGTCTTCCCGACCTCGGTCGGCGCCGCACTCGAGTCGGTCGGCATCCCGGCCCCCACGTTCCCGGAGGCGTGA
- a CDS encoding amidohydrolase family protein, with translation MNVDELVAIDVHTHAEVSSKGHSSLDDDLHDASSAYFKVEGKRKPTLEETARYYRERRMAAVIFTVDAESATGTAPVPNEEVAEAAAANADVLIPFASIDPFRGKAGVKQARRLVEEYGVKGFKFHPSIQGFFPNDRSVAYDLFEVIEETGTIALFHTGQTGIGAGVPGGGGIRLKYSNPLHVDDVAADFPHLKIILAHPSFPWQDEALAVATHKPGVHIDLSGWSPKYFPPQLVQYANTLLKDKVLFGSDFPVLTPDRWLADFDKLTIKDEVKPKILKENAARLLGLTTP, from the coding sequence ATGAACGTCGACGAACTGGTCGCCATCGACGTCCACACCCATGCCGAGGTGTCGTCCAAGGGGCACTCCTCCCTGGACGACGACCTGCACGACGCGTCCTCCGCCTACTTCAAGGTCGAGGGCAAGCGGAAGCCGACACTGGAGGAGACGGCCCGCTACTACCGTGAGCGCAGAATGGCCGCCGTGATCTTCACGGTGGACGCCGAGTCCGCGACCGGCACGGCGCCGGTGCCCAACGAGGAGGTCGCCGAGGCCGCCGCCGCCAACGCCGACGTCCTCATCCCGTTCGCCTCCATCGACCCCTTCCGGGGGAAGGCGGGCGTGAAGCAGGCCCGCCGTCTGGTGGAGGAGTACGGGGTCAAGGGCTTCAAGTTCCACCCCAGCATCCAGGGCTTCTTCCCCAACGACCGCTCGGTGGCGTACGACCTGTTCGAGGTGATCGAGGAGACGGGGACCATCGCCCTGTTCCACACCGGCCAGACGGGCATCGGCGCCGGAGTCCCGGGCGGCGGCGGGATCAGGCTCAAGTACTCCAACCCGCTGCACGTGGACGACGTCGCCGCCGACTTCCCGCACCTCAAGATCATCCTGGCGCACCCGTCGTTCCCCTGGCAGGACGAGGCCCTGGCGGTCGCCACCCACAAGCCGGGCGTGCACATCGACCTGTCCGGCTGGTCGCCGAAGTACTTCCCGCCGCAGCTCGTGCAGTACGCCAACACGCTGCTGAAGGACAAGGTCCTCTTCGGCTCCGACTTCCCCGTCCTCACTCCCGACCGCTGGCTCGCCGACTTCGACAAGCTGACGATCAAGGACGAGGTGAAGCCGAAGATCCTCAAGGAGAACGCCGCCCGTCTGCTCGGGCTGACCACACCGTAA
- a CDS encoding acyl-CoA synthetase yields the protein MRNEGLGSWPARRARKTPHRTALVHDGLPTDYRTLHTRTTRLAHALRARGVHRGDRIAYLGPNHPSYLEALFAAGVLGAVFVPLNTRLAGPEIAYQLADSGAKALIYGPSHAGLVAGLPGHTDVRTYLEVGAEYEEALGSAPDEPIDTPVAPDDTCIIMYTSGTTGRPKGAMLTHGNLTWNAINVLVDTDLIADERALVSAPLFHTAGLNMLTLPVLLKGGCCVLVEAFDPEATLGLIEQHRITFMFGVPTMFDQVARHPRWAAADLSSLRILTCGGSPVPSPLIAAYQERGLTFLQGYGMTEASPGTLFLDAEHAVSKAGSAGVPHFFSDVRVVGPDLAPVETGETGEVVVRGPHVMPGYWGLPEETAAAFADGWFRSGDAARVDEDGYVHIVDRIKDMIISGGENIYPAEIEDLLLAHPDIVECAVIGVADDKWGEVPRAVVVSREGVRLDPDQVLASLAGRLAKYKIPKSVVVADELPRTASGKLLKARVRSRFGTDS from the coding sequence ATGCGCAACGAGGGACTGGGGTCCTGGCCCGCCCGCCGGGCCCGCAAGACCCCGCACCGCACCGCCCTGGTCCACGACGGCCTGCCGACGGACTACCGCACCCTGCACACCCGCACCACGCGCCTGGCGCACGCGCTGCGCGCCCGGGGCGTGCATCGCGGCGACCGCATCGCCTACCTCGGCCCGAACCACCCCTCCTACCTGGAGGCCCTGTTCGCCGCCGGCGTCCTCGGCGCGGTGTTCGTCCCCCTGAACACCCGCCTCGCCGGGCCCGAGATCGCCTACCAGCTCGCCGACTCCGGAGCCAAGGCCCTCATCTACGGGCCTTCGCACGCGGGCCTCGTCGCCGGACTGCCCGGGCACACGGACGTCCGGACGTACCTGGAGGTCGGGGCCGAGTACGAGGAGGCGCTCGGCTCGGCGCCCGACGAGCCGATCGACACACCGGTCGCCCCCGACGACACCTGCATCATCATGTACACCTCGGGGACCACCGGCCGCCCCAAGGGGGCGATGCTCACCCACGGCAACCTCACCTGGAACGCGATCAACGTCCTCGTCGACACGGACCTGATCGCCGACGAACGCGCCCTCGTCTCCGCGCCGCTGTTCCACACGGCCGGACTGAACATGCTGACCCTGCCGGTGCTCCTCAAGGGCGGCTGCTGCGTCCTCGTCGAGGCCTTCGACCCGGAGGCCACCCTCGGCCTGATCGAGCAGCACCGGATCACGTTCATGTTCGGGGTGCCGACCATGTTCGACCAGGTCGCCCGGCATCCGCGCTGGGCCGCCGCCGACCTGTCCTCGCTGCGCATCCTGACCTGCGGCGGCTCCCCGGTGCCCTCCCCGCTCATCGCGGCCTACCAGGAACGCGGCCTGACCTTCCTGCAGGGCTACGGCATGACCGAGGCCTCGCCCGGCACGCTCTTCCTGGACGCCGAGCACGCCGTCAGCAAGGCCGGCTCGGCGGGCGTCCCGCACTTCTTCAGCGACGTGCGGGTCGTAGGGCCGGACCTGGCCCCCGTCGAGACCGGCGAGACCGGCGAGGTCGTGGTCCGCGGTCCGCACGTCATGCCCGGCTACTGGGGGCTGCCCGAGGAGACGGCCGCGGCCTTCGCCGACGGCTGGTTCCGCAGCGGGGACGCCGCCCGGGTCGACGAGGACGGATACGTGCACATCGTCGACCGCATCAAGGACATGATCATCTCGGGCGGGGAGAACATCTACCCCGCCGAGATCGAGGACCTGCTGCTGGCCCACCCCGACATCGTGGAGTGCGCGGTCATCGGGGTCGCGGACGACAAGTGGGGCGAGGTGCCCCGCGCGGTCGTCGTATCCCGCGAGGGCGTCCGGCTCGACCCCGACCAGGTGCTGGCCTCGCTGGCGGGCCGGCTCGCCAAGTACAAGATCCCCAAGTCGGTGGTGGTCGCCGACGAACTGCCGCGCACCGCCTCCGGCAAGCTCCTCAAAGCCCGGGTGCGCTCCCGGTTCGGCACCGACTCCTGA
- a CDS encoding MaoC family dehydratase yields the protein MSIIVNGLDELRKLSGSDLGTSEWIEVTQERIDTFADATGDHQWIHVDPEKAAAGPFGAPIAHGYLTLSLFIPLFTELLDVQGVTTKVNYGLNKVRFPSPVKVGSRIRLVGKLTDVEDVPGGVQITVDGAIEIEGGTKPAAVLQSLSRFYG from the coding sequence ATGAGCATCATCGTCAACGGTCTGGACGAGCTGAGGAAGCTGTCCGGCAGCGACCTGGGCACCAGCGAGTGGATCGAGGTCACCCAGGAGCGCATCGACACGTTCGCCGACGCGACCGGCGACCACCAGTGGATCCACGTGGACCCGGAGAAGGCCGCGGCAGGACCCTTCGGAGCGCCGATCGCCCACGGTTACCTGACCCTGTCCCTCTTCATCCCCCTCTTCACCGAGCTGCTCGACGTCCAGGGCGTCACGACCAAGGTCAACTACGGCCTGAACAAGGTCCGTTTCCCCTCGCCGGTCAAGGTCGGCTCGCGGATCCGTCTCGTCGGCAAACTGACCGACGTCGAGGACGTCCCGGGCGGTGTGCAGATCACCGTCGACGGGGCGATCGAGATCGAGGGCGGCACGAAGCCCGCGGCCGTGCTGCAGAGCCTCTCGCGGTTCTACGGATGA